The proteins below are encoded in one region of Castor canadensis chromosome 6, mCasCan1.hap1v2, whole genome shotgun sequence:
- the Mgp gene encoding matrix Gla protein, translating into MKSLLLLLVLAALAVAALCYESHESMESYEINPFINRRNANTFMSPQQRWQAKAQERIRERSKPAYELTREACDDYRLCERYAMVYGYNAAYNRYFRQRRGAK; encoded by the exons ATGAAGAGCCTGCTCCTTCTTCTTGTTCTGGCTGCCTTAGCCGTGGCAGCTTTGTGTTACG aatCTCATGAAAGCATGGAGTCTTATGAAATTA atcCCTTCATTAACAGGAGAAATGCTAATACCTTTATGTCCCCGCAGCAGAGATGGCAAGCTAAAGCCCAAGAGAG GATCCGAGAACGCAGCAAGCCAGCCTACGAGCTCACTCGGGAAGCCTGTGATGACTACAGACTTTGTGAACGCTATGCCATGGTTTATGGATACAACGCTGCCTATAATCGCTATTTCAGGCAGCGCCGAGGGGCCAAATGA